In the genome of Primulina tabacum isolate GXHZ01 chromosome 13, ASM2559414v2, whole genome shotgun sequence, the window CCATCAAACCACTTGACAAAGCCCTGTCAAACGATGAATTCAGATCTTGATATGTCAAATAGGAGGCTTTCAGAAATTGTCGTAACGACATAAATTCTGAACGTTTTAACGAGTAGTTCGTGATATCATAAAGAATATATCACGATCTTAATAACATTGAATCTGTCTGTCTGTCTGAAAATTACCTGTAAGTACCGTCAGGCTGCTTCAACGCTGCATTAAGGAAAAACGAAGCAGCGAGACATCTGCGGAACACAAGCACGTCATCTCCACATGAAGTGATGCTCAGACCCATCTGTTTGGCATTCTTCCGTATTTGACTAACAATGAAGTGACAAAGCAAACAAGGTAAATATATCTAGAGAAAATTCATTCCTAGTGTAACATAAGACATTTACAAAAAAGATTAAAATAATGCAGTTTGCATCGACCGATACTAATAAAGAACTATTTATTTGCTTTGGGATAACACGCAGGTAACCATAACCAACCTGTGGATATCACGAGCATGCTTTAGCGAGCGACCATTAATAAAGTTTTCCTTGCACCATTTTCGGAGTTTCTTTTCAGCCTTTTCTTCACTGCTTATCAGCTTGTTCTTTTGCAAGAACTCATCAGAAACACGATAAACGTTCAGTAATGTCAAATGATCCCCCTCGGGACTGGAGAAGCTTCTCAAAGCAGTTCGTGACTACATACCAGAAAATATCATTTCAACATTATAAGATGATAACAAGTGTTAAGTTCGCCATTTCTTCAGAGTCTAGAAAGCCACCATTTTTAATTGATCTTCGATAATATATGCAAAAACAAATGAAAGTATGGAACAAACCTCTTCCAACTTCTCACGCGGAGCATAAAATATAGATTCAACCGAGAGCATTGCAACAATTATTAACATTTCTTCTAAGCATTTAAATTGATTGGCAACAACAAGTGCCTTGGAATAAATAGGATCCAATGGAAGCCTGGCCATTTGATGTCCAACTGGATCGGATAATTGACCAGCTTCTGTTAGAGCACCTAACAAGAATAACAGCTCCAGTGACTTGATGATGGCAATCCTGTATGAATATAAATTGAAATAGTAAATAGCTGGCACTTTTTTACTAGAGCTGGAAACACGGATTTGTTCCAGAAAAATTGACCGCGATAGCAAAAGACTGAAACGAGTATGAAATGATTAATGATAACAGCAAACATCGATGCCCAAATAAAGGCAACAGTTGGTGGTAAAACTAGAAATTCGGGATGTAGAGTTCATAAAAGTTGGAAAAAAATGTGTCCGCCAGCTCAGTGACTATTTAGACAGAAAAACATTTacttaaaaatatgatatctgTATTCACAATCACCTGGAAGGTTCTTCAATGAAGTTAAACCCAATAATATCATCAATGCCTAGTGCTTTAAGTTGTAAGATAACATTTGAGAGGTTGGATCTCTTGATTTCCGGTGTAGTGGAATCTTTGAGCTTCTCAAATTCACTCTCTGGATAAAGGCGGAAGCATTTTCCAGGCCCTTCACGACCTGCACGTCCACTACAATAGGATTTATAAGATTTTGTTATTTGAAATTTCTTTCATCTAAACAGAGATGAGTCAACAATGCCCTTTCACTTTCCCAATCTTCATATTTCACTTTCAGACCTCAAAAACAAACTTGAGCGAAGGCCAGGGGGATAGTAATCTCATCATAAACATAACATCCTAAGATACACGTGAATATcagtttcaaaaatttcaaaagttctgcattgttttctttttctaaaAGAAGGGGAAAAAAATTAACATCTAATCCATAACATACAtgtgtaaaaaaaaatcaaatacatgtaCCTGATCTCTCACTAAAcacaaagaaaaaaatgaaaaagagtaACTCGCAACTGCATGATGCCCAAGATATATTAAATCATATTCATCAACTATTTTCGCCCACAATCAGGTACACATTTCAAGAAGGAATCAGAGTGACATTATCACCGAATCTGAAGGACACGTTACAAGCATGATTTTTTGATTTCACAAAGAGCATGCAAGGGTGGCTCAAATATAATGCCCTACCTCCTTTGAAGAGCTTGAGCTTTTGAAGTTTTGACAATGATCAATGGCTCAATCCCTGTGGAAGCATCATATGACCGCATTTTCACCATTCCTGGGTCGATGACATACTTGATTCCAGGTATTGTCACTGAAGTCTCGGCAATATTGGTTGCTAATATTACCTAAACAGCAAAGAAAATGCAAGCAATTCATTATTACATAATGCCAGCAGCCATGGTTGGGTTTCTGGATATAGATGATTACTACAACATGGATACCTATGGATACAATGGAAGTAAGCGCGCCTgagtgaatttttttaaattacttgtttaaaacaaaaAGCTTAGACCCAAACTCTAGCAACCCATCGCCCCAACACCGGAATCAAAAGATGAGAGCTGTGAACAGAAGAACGAGATGAGAACGTCTACCTCTAAAACAACCAGAAAGACCAATTTCACATATTTTGGGTGAAGAGGAAGAAAaaattgatgttgatcaagAAAATAATGAAGACCGAGAAGAACACAAGTCCAAAAGTTCTAGGGACTCTGATGATTCGATGGAAGAAGATGAACTTGATTTTGACGATCGAAGAATTTTAATCATGTTACTAATTATTATGaacttattaattttttttttgttttgtgtgAAATTATGAGctaattatttcatatttaatatatttattctaagataaatatatattttttaaaatttgaaaatgtgTGTCTTGCTTCGGTAAGGCGCACACCTCGCCTTGCGTCTCAGGCTCCTTGACCTTTGTGCGCATCGGTGCGCCTTTGACAACTATGTTTAGAACTcaatgaaaaatgattaaagcATTTTAaagagtttttttaaaaaaaataaaaaaaaattaagcgcTTCTTTTGAATGAGCTACTGTGTACAAAAATATCCTATATGTGATCCTTTTGTAAAAGAAGCATATATATTGAATTCCTCGGGGATGGACAATCCTTGCACTTACACTAGAACTAAGTTCATAAAAATGAAAACTACACAGCTTCAAAATACAATATTGGTCCAAGAGACGCAAAAACACCAATCATAAGTATCATGTACCATTAAGTACTTAACtttcatttttaaaacttctacaTATTCCAGTAAAGGAAAAAAGGTTAGCTATCTGTAAAAGGGTTAATCTAAGaggaaaataaaatatctttCTCCAACAATTAAGCATACCAGAATATGAGAAACAAAATTATTTCTACGATTAACGATAAATCACATGACTATAATAGCCAGTCTAAAAATTTCATAGAGGATATCTGGAGtaaaaaccaaagaaaatttaCCTTGCGAAACCCAAGGGGTGCGGGGCTGAAAACTTTCATCTGTTTCTCTGATGGAAGAGATGCAAACATTGGAAAGATAAGAAGTTTGCGCTTGCCCTCAGGCAACTTTGGAAGGCGCTCATGAATAAGTCTCTGAATGGATTCTATCTCTTCTTGGCCTGTCAAGAACACAAGTATATCGCCTGGACCTTCCTCAAGATGTATCTAGAATGACAAAGAACGGATTAAAAATATAAGCAACATACACATGTGATGCCCAACCAAACAAGGTTTATAACAAAAGAATCAAATCAGTGGAATCCATAAAACTTTCCTCAATTAGAAGAAGTGATAGGATCCAGAAAAAAAGATACTGAATTGATgaagaatttggaaaacaaattaaaaaacTTGTCAGGTTGATCTACTGCAAAGCAGAAGTTTCACAGCTCTATAAGACGTCACCAAGCAGATACCTGATGGAAAACACAATATATCCTACCAACATAAAAACCCAAACGGGTAACCTGTGGTGCTATCTACTTGATTTTGCTTCACTTTAAAACCTTACTTTTTTTAAGGGCACTCTAAACTAATTATTTAGTCTTTATTTAAAGGAAAGCTAAAAAATTCCCTCTGAAAAGTGAGGATCTACATCATTTTGCATACCCACAACGCCTAAGACGATTGATACTGACACTCCTCCAACTAAAACCAAAAgacataaatcaaataaaagaaCCAAAGAATAGATAACATAGTTTCGCATGAAGCCTTACAATATACTCACTGATTTCATCAGCAAACAGCAATAATTCAGATGAAAATGGATTGCAAAACCACATAATAttctcattaaatattttgcCCGAGTTATGAGTTGTTTGTGTAATGGGAGAACCTACCATAAGGAAATGGCAAGAACTGAGCCTTTCCAATTGGGTTTCTTATAGGAATATCATAATTCTGAAATAAATATTGTCATCCAAAATTTTTTGGAACAGATGAATCAATACATTATGTAATTATCAACTTGAGTATTTATAACAACCTGGAATATGGTAATCAAGGCTGCATCCACATAATCAGTCTCAGGTTGATGAGTGTATAGCATGTCAACAGGATATTGACGGCCCACGACATGGACGGCTTTTGCACCCCCAAAGAACTCAGAAAAAACTTGTGCATCCAGACTGGCCGACATGATAATTAACTTCAACGGAGATAACTTTTTGTCTCGACAATGCTTGAGCCAGCCGGTACACTGGATATCATTCCCTTTTAGTATGCCGTTCTCAGATTTTGTAAGATCACCATTTACAATGTTACTGGCACCTTGAGACCTTATTTTTTGTACGTTCTTCAACAAACCAAGCAGTACATCAGTCTGAACTGTTCTCTCATGAGCCTCATCAACAATAATAACAGAATATTTAGAAAGATGTGGATCCAATAATGCTTCCCTGCATGCATATTCAATCATTATCAGTTCGTTAGGGAGATTCTATTTTAGAATAAGTTAATAACAAGTCCCAAGCAGCAAATGTAATATTAGTCATCAAACAATGATGATTTCAGAGATATCATATATGTGATTATCCTATGCGTACAACTCATATTACATACGTATTGATAATTTCATAATTGTCGAATTTTGTGCAAAAATCGACAGGAGATTTGCATTTGACTCCCCTATAACAGGTAAAAGTAGTGTATAACCCCCTCAATGAAATAAATAGGCTAATAAACGCTCTACCTTTTAAATTTGAGGCTCAAAACAACCCGTGCCTGGAATTATTTGTACACGCGCTGGAATGCGTCTGGTCATTTTTTGACCTTTTTGTTGCGAAAATTGACATAAATGCCCCAAAAcccaaaaataaaacaattagtTGATTTCTTCTCAGGCTATGGCAAAATTGGCCGTAAAACCTACTTCTAACCCATTAATGGAATTCTCAAGCTAACCCATTATCCGGAACTGGCATGGTTTCCTCAACCCAAAAATTCTTTCTGATAAAGTTTTTCCTCAGACTCTTATTTTACAAACATTAAAATTCCTGAACATAAAGTCGCAATTTCCCTCATAAACCCTTTTTTGATAATGTCAAGTTGTTAACTAATCTTTAATCAACGAACACTTACTTCAAGCCATAACCCATCGATGAGTCCATTGTTGGatgaacatttttttatttgtcaGTTTGGGATTTCTTCGTTCAAATTTTTGACTTCGCGATTTGGAATGTTTTCATCTGGTTGAAGATTTCTGAATACGGTTTCACGCTTGGTTCTTTAGGTATGTAAATGTATTGATATAGATTTAAGGGTACAATAGTCAATTTTGTTATGAATCTCCTAAAATAGAGTAGGGCAAGTAGCCTCTGTTTGGAAAAGCTTGAGATTAAAATGCCTATTAATTTAGTCCAAGGGAATATATGCCACATCAGGTAACACGGGGTGTTGTAATGCCATTTGCCCCAAAAATAACCTGAGTAAAAAAGAAAACAGAGGGTAGTCAAGGTCCCTCTACCTCAATAACAAGCCATCTGTCATGTATTTAATCCTTGTTGAACTAGAAGTCACGTCCTCAAATCTGACAGCATATCCAACTTTTTGTCCCAATGCGACGGCACATTCCTCTGCAACCCGTTTTGCAACAGTCACAGCAGCAACACGTCTAGGTTGAGTTATTCCGATGAGTCCACCACTGCGACAGAATCCTCCATTAAAAAGATACTGGGGTAACTCTGCCAAAGCATTATATATTTCAAATAGatgaaaaattatatgaaaGAGATACAAATTACTAAAACCTTCATGTATGGATCCTAGCAGAGGAATGTATCAATAAATTTCCCCGACACTCTATAGAATATGGATTCATAAACTGATATTGGGATGAGAATCCAGCTTGTGCAGGAAAATTCACGGCGTACAGTATACTACATATAATTAAGGAAAAAGGGTAGAAGATGTAGCATGTTATGAATGCTTAATTGCTTATTAAAGTCTATCTGAGACAAGTTAAATCTGATAATTTCATATCAACTGAAGACCAGCTGAACAATAAAATAGATAGAAACTAGATTAAATGTAAAATTATTTCCTTCAGGATAACAGAATTTATTACTTGGTCAAATTGGTTCTCTccctcttttcttttctttttgccTTTGCATGGGTGAATGTCTAAATGGTAATGGATAGAGTATATGTAATGTTTATCAAGGACAGATCCCAAGACAAAGCAAACATATCGTTTATTTAGAGATTTTGAATTTTAAGTAGGATCATGGGAAGCTCTAGACAAGAAATTCTCTTTTTTCATTTGATGGATAAAATTGATTACATTATAAAAACTCAGGTGGTCAATCCTCTCCACGTCTAGCTGTACATAGATAAGAAAAAACAGGTAAAAAAACTCTACATGTCTATCTCTAACTGGATACTGGACAATAAGATAAAGAAAGATTGTCTTAACTACTAAGAGTATACAATGACTGCCTTTGAACAACAttcaatataatcataaacacTTACGAGTTGTCTTTCCACTGCCAGTTTCACCAACAACAATTAGTACATCATTCTTGTGAACCTCCTCCAGGAGTCTCTGTTCAACTGAAAAAAGTAAAAAAGCAGATAAACAAAAGCACACATGGAAATAGCACATCACATCCTGCAACTACAGAAATATACGTAGGCAGTAGGTGTGGTGCAGGTCGGGTTGACAAATTAAAACAGTACTTTCAATTCATCAAATGATATTGCATGTGTGTTATTCAGATTATAGATCATTTTCCAAAACTTTCTCACTTTTCGCTCTAAAATAAACACAACTATACTAACACAAATCATCCTATCACGCCCAGCTTTTTAGTTAGGAGGCCAAAATCAAAATCCGCAAACACAAAACTTGTTCCAACCATTTATGGCCAAGCCATTATCTCTAATCACTTGCAAAACGTTTCAGCATAACGCAAGTCTAAAGGGCATTCCAGCAATGCCATATCCATAACAAGCAGTCAACTTGAGCTGCCAATTGCTCGCCAGCAAGTCAAGATAAAAAATCTGATTTTTATTCAATCGGAAAAAGGAAGTCTTCCTTTCTATCAGCAAAGATGACTGAACTACGAAACGTATTAAAGTAAAAACAACGTCCACCTGCAGCAATTGGCAGTGCTTTCTTGTGTTGCTCAATCTTTTGCCTCCTGCAATATAAAAGAACACCAGGcaactaaaaaaattaatgaccCGACGCTAAATCTAAAACTGGAACAAAACGCACAATTTTTTGATTTTCTCAATGTTGTTGCCACCTGCTATATAACTCCAGGCCCATTGAAAAACAACACCCACATgctgaaattcaaaatttataaaatgaaagtGTCCACAATTTATTTATGCATACTGATCGGTTACAAAGCACCTGATTAAAGCGTCGGATTTGGGTTCCTTTAGCGTGTTGATATCTGAAGCAGGAGTGGAGTTATTAGAAGCCATAGAAGGCATTGCCCGCAATTAAACACCGTCACTGTGCGGAGGAGGAGACAATTGGACGGCGACCGAGGAGGAGACGGCGGCGAGAAAGAATAATAAACAGTAAGATAGCAGGGTTGGGGTTCTCTTGGAATACAGTGAATAACGTGGGTAAATTGAAATAGGGGAAAATCATCTGCTTGAGTGGGCAGCGGTCGCataaaaagtttaaaatatattttttactataaaatattttaataaattatactaaatttaatttaatttatattatgtaAAGTAGTGCAGTTCCGTAGGAACATTATACCTATCATATCAAATAATGCATACTGTATATTATATCAAAAATTATCATATCAAAAGTATTTATATCGATATTGTATCGAAAATTTCGTTATACTGAATCTAATAGTTAATACAACGATCTTttctttattaataatataggttttttgaaaataaaatgtttttaaGATGGAAAAGATAAACAAAACAAATATTTATCAtcgttgatttttttttctatttgttACATATAAATCATCAATCAATTCAGATCTTATTTAGTTATATATcttgtcaaatttcaattttaatgtttttttatttagtttttctCAATTTGTTCATATTCAC includes:
- the LOC142522461 gene encoding pre-mRNA-splicing factor ATP-dependent RNA helicase DEAH10 isoform X1, producing MPSMASNNSTPASDINTLKEPKSDALIRRQKIEQHKKALPIAAVEQRLLEEVHKNDVLIVVGETGSGKTTQLPQYLFNGGFCRSGGLIGITQPRRVAAVTVAKRVAEECAVALGQKVGYAVRFEDVTSSSTRIKYMTDGLLLREALLDPHLSKYSVIIVDEAHERTVQTDVLLGLLKNVQKIRSQGASNIVNGDLTKSENGILKGNDIQCTGWLKHCRDKKLSPLKLIIMSASLDAQVFSEFFGGAKAVHVVGRQYPVDMLYTHQPETDYVDAALITIFQIHLEEGPGDILVFLTGQEEIESIQRLIHERLPKLPEGKRKLLIFPMFASLPSEKQMKVFSPAPLGFRKVILATNIAETSVTIPGIKYVIDPGMVKMRSYDASTGIEPLIIVKTSKAQALQRSGRAGREGPGKCFRLYPESEFEKLKDSTTPEIKRSNLSNVILQLKALGIDDIIGFNFIEEPSRIAIIKSLELLFLLGALTEAGQLSDPVGHQMARLPLDPIYSKALVVANQFKCLEEMLIIVAMLSVESIFYAPREKLEESRTALRSFSSPEGDHLTLLNVYRVSDEFLQKNKLISSEEKAEKKLRKWCKENFINGRSLKHARDIHSQIRKNAKQMGLSITSCGDDVLVFRRCLAASFFLNAALKQPDGTYRALSSGLMVHIHPSSVLFRTKPECIIFDELVRTNQNYVRNASRIDYLWLAELAPQCYAMH
- the LOC142522461 gene encoding pre-mRNA-splicing factor ATP-dependent RNA helicase DEAH10 isoform X2, with the translated sequence MTDGLLLREALLDPHLSKYSVIIVDEAHERTVQTDVLLGLLKNVQKIRSQGASNIVNGDLTKSENGILKGNDIQCTGWLKHCRDKKLSPLKLIIMSASLDAQVFSEFFGGAKAVHVVGRQYPVDMLYTHQPETDYVDAALITIFQIHLEEGPGDILVFLTGQEEIESIQRLIHERLPKLPEGKRKLLIFPMFASLPSEKQMKVFSPAPLGFRKVILATNIAETSVTIPGIKYVIDPGMVKMRSYDASTGIEPLIIVKTSKAQALQRSGRAGREGPGKCFRLYPESEFEKLKDSTTPEIKRSNLSNVILQLKALGIDDIIGFNFIEEPSRIAIIKSLELLFLLGALTEAGQLSDPVGHQMARLPLDPIYSKALVVANQFKCLEEMLIIVAMLSVESIFYAPREKLEESRTALRSFSSPEGDHLTLLNVYRVSDEFLQKNKLISSEEKAEKKLRKWCKENFINGRSLKHARDIHSQIRKNAKQMGLSITSCGDDVLVFRRCLAASFFLNAALKQPDGTYRALSSGLMVHIHPSSVLFRTKPECIIFDELVRTNQNYVRNASRIDYLWLAELAPQCYAMH